One Chitinophagales bacterium DNA window includes the following coding sequences:
- a CDS encoding metalloregulator ArsR/SmtB family transcription factor, with protein MATVNPKEKLVLSEEKGKGQIVVDYAVLKKAVLALRAMNHPLRKKILELLETNKNLTVTEIYVKLRLEQSVASQHLAILRREAIVSTKREGKFIYYNLNKKRISEINQMVNDLAV; from the coding sequence ATGGCAACAGTTAATCCAAAAGAAAAATTAGTACTCTCCGAAGAAAAAGGAAAAGGGCAAATAGTCGTTGACTATGCAGTACTGAAAAAAGCAGTACTCGCTTTACGAGCTATGAATCATCCTTTGAGAAAGAAAATTCTTGAACTTTTAGAAACAAACAAAAACCTTACAGTTACAGAAATCTACGTAAAGCTACGTCTCGAACAGTCTGTAGCTTCTCAACATCTTGCTATTCTAAGAAGAGAGGCCATCGTTTCTACTAAAAGAGAAGGAAAATTTATTTATTACAATTTAAACAAAAAAAGAATCAGCGAAATAAATCAAATGGTTAATGATTTAGCTGTTTAA
- a CDS encoding aminopeptidase, with the protein MKKSIYEKYADLLINYSLHMEKGEKLFVKSTFLAEPLLKELYRAALQAGAQVEFFLDFEDQQNILLDNADAELLQKESELKRYAFENFDAFLSIQAPYNVNALKDADNEKMKRLKDASAGISKIYSERTGNGSMKRSLCVFPTAALAQVAGMSMGDYEDFVFSACYLYHENPVEEWLKVRKMQQGIVDHLNKCKTIRYVNGRTDITLNVEGRIWQNSDGCNNMPSGEVFTSPVEDSANGHIYFDYPSVYNGNEVQGVKLEVKDGYITKWSVDQGADFFDKIMEIPGTHYFGEVAIATNYGIQRPTKHTLFDEKIGGTVHLAIGQSYLNTGGKNESSVHWDLIADMKKDGEIYADGEKIYEKGQFLI; encoded by the coding sequence ATGAAAAAGAGTATTTACGAAAAATATGCGGATCTGTTGATCAACTATTCGCTGCACATGGAAAAGGGCGAAAAGTTGTTTGTAAAATCTACTTTTTTGGCAGAACCGCTGCTGAAGGAATTGTATCGCGCAGCATTGCAAGCTGGGGCGCAGGTGGAGTTTTTCCTGGATTTTGAGGATCAACAAAACATCTTGCTCGATAATGCGGATGCCGAACTGCTGCAAAAGGAATCGGAGCTGAAGCGCTATGCCTTTGAAAATTTTGATGCTTTCCTGAGCATTCAGGCGCCCTACAATGTAAATGCGCTAAAGGATGCGGATAATGAGAAAATGAAGCGGCTGAAGGATGCTTCTGCGGGCATTTCAAAAATCTACAGCGAAAGGACGGGAAATGGCAGCATGAAGCGTTCGCTTTGTGTATTTCCCACGGCTGCACTGGCTCAGGTGGCGGGCATGTCGATGGGCGATTATGAGGATTTTGTTTTTTCTGCTTGTTATCTCTACCACGAAAATCCGGTGGAGGAGTGGCTTAAAGTGCGCAAAATGCAGCAGGGCATTGTGGATCACTTGAACAAGTGCAAGACAATCCGCTATGTGAATGGCCGCACGGATATTACACTGAATGTGGAGGGTCGCATCTGGCAGAATTCAGATGGTTGTAACAATATGCCTTCGGGCGAGGTTTTTACTTCTCCTGTGGAGGATTCAGCCAATGGGCATATTTATTTTGATTATCCATCTGTATATAATGGCAATGAGGTGCAGGGTGTGAAACTGGAAGTAAAGGATGGTTACATCACGAAATGGTCGGTAGATCAGGGTGCTGATTTCTTTGACAAGATTATGGAGATTCCGGGTACGCACTATTTTGGTGAGGTGGCCATCGCTACGAATTACGGCATTCAGCGACCGACCAAGCATACTTTGTTTGACGAAAAAATAGGGGGGACCGTGCATTTGGCCATTGGTCAATCTTATTTGAATACGGGCGGAAAGAACGAATCATCGGTGCACTGGGATTTGATTGCCGATATGAAAAAAGATGGGGAGATATATGCAGATGGCGAGAAGATTTATGAAAAAGGTCAATTTTTGATTTAA
- a CDS encoding nucleotidyltransferase domain-containing protein, producing MHTIIKSNIKEIQEICLRHSVAELYLFGSAVLDSFNDKSDLDFAVLFKESLDPIQHGDAFFGLLDDLEKLFNRRIDLISYRALKNPIFIEEVDNSKVSLYAA from the coding sequence ATGCACACTATAATAAAGTCTAACATTAAAGAGATACAAGAAATATGCTTACGGCATTCGGTAGCAGAATTGTATCTATTTGGTTCGGCTGTTTTAGATTCATTCAATGATAAAAGCGACTTGGATTTTGCTGTTCTATTTAAAGAATCCCTTGATCCTATTCAGCATGGTGATGCATTCTTTGGCTTATTGGATGATTTAGAAAAGTTATTCAATAGACGAATTGATCTTATTTCATACAGAGCCCTTAAAAATCCAATTTTCATAGAAGAAGTAGATAATTCAAAAGTATCCTTGTATGCTGCCTAA
- a CDS encoding GNAT family N-acetyltransferase, with translation MFTDYTDDLNGEFINQIENLNGYNEFDFYYIINAFGSVMSGHSEFFDCWIYESNDRWCVGFWINGNYLLNSRNLTKEDITIINSKVNFSQFKINGFHFAGDTEIIEQLAQINSDFSLEPFKERYYYNLNYLKLKSKFTNEVSAVSKEDVSEIAVLYQQYFHEEYNGVNDKDLQSMEDKIESLRLRKLIFKLTISNKIIGFCTIMSFLNQEPNMIGTIFIDTNHRMNGNGKHLLSYVTNKIYKSNNQILLMTTKESLASNKMVESVGFEKQYEHSDRLIKNYG, from the coding sequence ATGTTTACAGATTATACAGACGATTTAAATGGCGAATTTATTAATCAAATCGAAAATCTCAACGGATACAACGAATTCGATTTTTACTATATAATCAATGCTTTTGGCAGTGTAATGTCTGGACATTCGGAATTCTTTGACTGTTGGATTTATGAATCAAATGATAGATGGTGTGTAGGTTTTTGGATTAACGGAAACTATCTTCTAAATAGCAGGAATTTGACAAAGGAAGATATTACTATAATTAATAGTAAAGTCAATTTCAGCCAATTTAAAATAAATGGTTTTCATTTTGCTGGAGATACCGAAATCATTGAACAATTGGCGCAAATAAATTCAGACTTTTCTCTCGAACCTTTTAAAGAAAGATATTATTATAACCTAAATTATCTAAAGCTTAAATCAAAATTCACGAATGAAGTAAGTGCAGTAAGTAAAGAGGATGTGTCAGAAATAGCAGTTCTTTATCAACAATATTTTCACGAGGAATACAATGGCGTAAACGATAAGGATTTACAATCTATGGAAGATAAAATAGAAAGTCTACGTTTACGAAAATTGATTTTCAAATTAACAATAAGTAATAAAATTATCGGATTTTGTACTATAATGAGTTTTTTAAATCAAGAACCGAATATGATTGGAACAATATTTATAGATACAAATCATAGAATGAATGGAAATGGAAAGCATTTACTATCTTATGTTACTAATAAAATTTACAAATCGAACAATCAGATTTTACTTATGACAACTAAAGAAAGTTTAGCATCTAACAAAATGGTTGAATCTGTAGGCTTTGAAAAACAATACGAACACTCTGATAGGTTAATAAAAAACTATGGCTAA
- a CDS encoding metalloregulator ArsR/SmtB family transcription factor has protein sequence MKNLPKTKEAVAILRALNHPLRMKILKYIDKERSTNVNKIYNTLKIEQSVTSQHLSILRNAKLVNSQREGKKIIYSINYANIDKCVKAIEAFNQK, from the coding sequence ATGAAAAACCTCCCCAAAACTAAAGAAGCCGTTGCTATCCTGCGTGCATTGAACCATCCATTGAGAATGAAAATTTTAAAGTATATTGACAAAGAGCGATCAACTAATGTCAATAAAATATACAATACTTTAAAAATTGAGCAATCTGTTACTTCTCAGCACCTCAGTATTTTAAGAAATGCAAAACTGGTAAATTCCCAAAGAGAAGGTAAAAAGATCATCTACAGCATCAACTACGCTAATATTGATAAATGTGTGAAAGCAATAGAGGCTTTCAATCAGAAGTAA
- the nadD gene encoding nicotinate (nicotinamide) nucleotide adenylyltransferase — MKIGLFFGSFNPIHIGHQIIADQILEAAALDKIWLVVSPQNPFKKKQSLLNQYDRLHLTELATEDHPKISPTDFEFHLPIPSYTIDTLTHMQEKFPEHSFSLIMGGDNLKGLKKWKNADLLLKEYKILVYERPGFEIEAELKDHPSIKIFHFPQIDISSTHIRKNIAENKSVKYYLHHKVEAYIKEMNLYK; from the coding sequence ATGAAAATCGGCTTATTTTTCGGTTCTTTTAACCCCATTCATATTGGGCATCAGATTATTGCCGACCAGATTTTGGAAGCTGCCGCGCTCGACAAAATATGGCTGGTCGTTTCTCCACAAAACCCCTTTAAAAAGAAGCAAAGTCTTTTAAATCAATACGACAGACTGCATCTTACAGAATTGGCCACCGAAGACCATCCTAAAATTTCTCCCACTGATTTTGAATTTCATCTGCCCATACCAAGTTATACCATAGACACACTTACACATATGCAGGAAAAATTTCCTGAACATAGCTTTTCTCTTATTATGGGTGGCGACAATCTTAAAGGACTGAAAAAATGGAAAAATGCGGATTTGCTTTTGAAGGAATATAAAATCCTGGTGTATGAACGCCCGGGCTTCGAAATAGAAGCTGAACTGAAAGATCATCCCTCCATTAAAATATTCCACTTTCCACAGATTGATATTTCTTCCACCCACATCCGCAAAAACATAGCAGAAAACAAAAGCGTAAAATACTACCTGCACCACAAAGTAGAGGCCTATATCAAAGAAATGAATTTATACAAGTAA
- the rhuM gene encoding RhuM family protein — MKNEIVLYRPNELAEHIEVRLDEENETFWLTQEQVAQLFGRDRTVISKHLKNIFKEEELEEKVVCAFFAHTTKHGAIKGKTQNKSVKYYNLDAILSVGYRVNSKQGTQFRIWASRVLKDYLLKGYAINNRMNRLEDNFDSLENKVNQIDLQINTHLIPTQGIFFNGQMFDAYVFAADLIKSAQKEIILIDNYVDETALNLLTKRSKNIEATIYTKNISKALRQDLEKHNSQYPPIKILSLRDSHDRFLIIDQKELYHIGASLKDLGKKWFAFSKMSDLLPELLDKLDEQE; from the coding sequence ATGAAAAACGAAATTGTTTTATATCGACCAAATGAATTAGCAGAGCATATTGAAGTGCGACTTGATGAAGAAAACGAAACTTTTTGGCTTACCCAAGAGCAAGTTGCACAACTATTTGGGCGAGACAGAACAGTAATAAGCAAGCACCTCAAAAATATTTTCAAAGAAGAAGAATTAGAAGAAAAAGTGGTATGTGCATTTTTTGCACATACCACTAAACACGGAGCGATAAAAGGTAAAACACAAAACAAAAGTGTAAAGTATTACAATCTTGATGCAATTCTTTCTGTAGGCTATAGAGTAAACTCCAAACAGGGAACACAATTTCGTATTTGGGCAAGCCGAGTTTTAAAAGACTATTTATTGAAAGGATATGCCATCAATAACCGAATGAATCGATTGGAAGACAATTTTGACTCACTTGAAAACAAGGTAAACCAAATAGACCTACAAATCAATACGCACCTTATTCCTACTCAAGGCATTTTTTTCAACGGACAAATGTTCGATGCCTATGTGTTTGCTGCAGATCTTATAAAAAGTGCACAAAAGGAAATTATCCTCATCGACAACTATGTGGACGAAACAGCATTGAATCTGCTAACAAAGCGAAGTAAAAATATTGAAGCCACTATTTACACCAAAAACATAAGCAAGGCATTGCGGCAAGACCTTGAAAAACACAACAGCCAATATCCTCCCATTAAAATACTAAGCCTGCGAGACAGTCACGATCGGTTTTTAATCATTGACCAGAAGGAACTCTATCATATTGGAGCTTCTTTGAAAGATTTAGGTAAGAAGTGGTTTGCCTTTTCCAAGATGAGTGACCTCTTGCCCGAATTACTGGATAAATTGGATGAACAGGAATAA
- the nadA gene encoding quinolinate synthase NadA has protein sequence MSLAVKEVKKFGFLQEIIDPTIDLFEAIEKLKKQKNAIILAHYYQDADIQDIADYIGDSLGLSQKAAETDADIIVFAGVHFMAETAKILSPGKKVILPDLNAGCSLADSCPPDLFAAFKAKHPDHKVVTYVNCSAEIKALSDVVCTSTNAVHIIESFPKDQPLIFAPDRNLGAYLNKKTGRNMLLWDGACMVHEIFSLQKIIQLQEEHPDAVFIAHPECEDAVLEKAAFIGSTTGLLNYTRESEANTFIVATEAGIIHQMQKYSPHKTFIPAPPDNSCACNDCPHMKLNSLEKLYLCLKEELPEIELDKELIKKSIQPIKRMLEISAKHKL, from the coding sequence ATGAGCTTAGCAGTAAAAGAAGTGAAAAAATTTGGCTTCCTTCAGGAAATAATTGATCCTACTATTGATCTTTTTGAAGCCATTGAAAAATTAAAAAAACAAAAAAATGCCATTATTCTTGCCCACTATTATCAGGATGCCGACATACAAGATATTGCCGATTATATTGGAGATTCATTGGGTCTTTCGCAAAAAGCAGCTGAAACTGATGCCGATATAATTGTATTTGCCGGGGTGCATTTTATGGCAGAAACCGCTAAAATTTTGAGTCCTGGCAAAAAGGTGATTTTGCCCGACTTAAATGCAGGATGTTCACTGGCCGATTCCTGTCCGCCCGATTTATTTGCTGCATTCAAAGCAAAGCATCCCGATCACAAAGTGGTGACTTATGTGAATTGCAGTGCAGAAATAAAAGCCTTGAGCGATGTGGTGTGTACTTCCACCAATGCTGTTCATATTATAGAAAGTTTTCCGAAAGACCAACCCCTGATATTTGCGCCTGACAGAAATCTTGGTGCATACCTCAATAAGAAAACAGGCAGAAATATGTTGCTTTGGGATGGTGCCTGTATGGTACATGAAATTTTTTCGCTGCAAAAGATTATACAATTGCAGGAAGAGCATCCCGATGCTGTTTTTATAGCCCACCCGGAATGTGAAGATGCTGTATTGGAAAAAGCGGCATTTATAGGCTCTACAACAGGGCTTTTAAACTATACCAGGGAAAGTGAAGCAAACACCTTTATAGTGGCAACAGAAGCCGGTATTATACATCAAATGCAAAAATACAGTCCGCACAAGACCTTTATACCTGCACCACCTGATAACTCATGTGCTTGCAATGATTGTCCGCATATGAAATTGAACAGCTTGGAGAAATTGTATTTGTGTTTAAAAGAGGAGCTGCCCGAAATTGAATTGGATAAGGAACTGATAAAAAAATCAATACAGCCTATTAAGCGTATGTTGGAAATATCAGCGAAGCATAAGTTGTAG
- a CDS encoding DUF86 domain-containing protein codes for MLPKSTLKYLLDIESIITELENIIELHDRDYSKFSSDFISIRAVERDLMIIGEAVNKLIKLEPNITISSSKHIIGLRNMIVHAYDSIDPTTLWRILIKDIPLLKKEISDLKG; via the coding sequence ATGCTGCCTAAATCTACCCTTAAATATTTACTGGATATTGAATCTATTATAACAGAATTGGAGAATATTATTGAACTACATGATAGAGACTATTCCAAATTCAGCTCTGACTTTATTTCAATAAGAGCAGTCGAACGAGATTTAATGATTATTGGAGAAGCAGTTAACAAATTAATTAAGTTAGAACCAAACATTACAATATCGAGCTCCAAACACATTATTGGTTTAAGAAACATGATAGTCCATGCTTATGATTCAATTGATCCCACAACTTTATGGAGAATATTAATCAAAGATATTCCATTGCTCAAAAAAGAAATTTCTGACTTGAAAGGATAA